The DNA window CGCACACTGCAGGGTGGGGGCCCTGTGTCTCGGGACATGAAGGGGATGTCCTCTCCACTCGGCCACCCAGCCGGCCACTCACTGCTCGCTCGCTCACCCCTTCGTTCATCCCCACACCCCAACACAAAGGAGTCAGATGCAACTGCTGCCTCCGATGAGGCCCAGGTTGGAAAATGAATTggcttttattcttaaaaaagcTACCAGGCAGCATGCTCCGGGGCCTCCCCTGCCCCCAGGGGTGCCCCAGTATCCCACGGTGCTCAGTGGACAGAGCAGGGACTCAGGCTACCTGCCTTTAGGCCAAGCCTGTGCCCCCACCCTCTGCCTGGGTTAGGGAGGCCCAGGGCCCTTGCAGTGGGCAGCTGCCTCCTCCTGGGTCACCAGGGGCGCAGTGTCCACCTGCCCCTCAACAAGCAGTGACACAGCACCCTCCACACGGCCTGTGGCTGCCAGTGCCACCACTGCCTGCTCTGTGGGGAAGCCCATGCGCTCCAACTGCTGCAGCCTGTGAAGTGGACAAGGAGGGAGTGTCCGGGCGGCCCTGGCCCCACACCAGAGCCCCAACCTCCCCAACCCTACTTACCGCAGAGAGGACACTGAGGACTTGGGCAGCCACAGTGGGCTTTGGGTCTCCTCAACTGGCCTGTCAAGCAGTGAGGCCTGAATCCCCTCCTGCAGCATCTGCTCATCCAGGACAGCCCACATGGGGGCCCCTGGGGGAAAGCGGGACCCGGCCCAGTCCAGGCCCACCTCCAGGTCCTCCCAGGTCAGCTGCACAGGCCCCAGGCCTGGCGGGAGCTGGGCTGTGCCATCGCCATGGGACCAGGGCGGAGGGGAGGCTTGGTAAGGAGGTCCAGGGATGGCAGACCTGCGAGGGTGGAAGCAGAGAAGGGCCTTGCCACCAGTCACTGCCTTGGTTTCGACCAGCAGGGCCAAGTCACAGCATCACCCTCACCTCGCTCCAGCAGGAAGGGTGACAGGCAGCTCAGCCAGGCTGCCTGGGGCAGGAAGGAGCCTCAAAGGCCAGCACCTAGCCAGGGTCCTGCACAAGATGCTCTCCTGCATCACCTGTAGGCGCTGCTCCGAGGGCTCCAGCCATCTTAAGGCTCTGGCAGCATCTGCCCAGAGCAGGGCAGTCGGTCAAGGAAAACCGAAGCCAGGCAGGGATGGGTCTGTTTTGCACGGCCAGCCCCAGGCCGAGAGTGCTGGGCGTTCATTCCTGGGTGTCTCACTCCCCACGGCCCTGAAGAAAAGTGTCTTCACCCCGCAACAGCAAGACAAAGAGGGGGACCTAACAAGCCACTCAACCAAGAGCATGAGCCAGAAGTGCCTGCTCCCAATCCAGCCCTCCCAGCCTCAACCACCCCAATTGCTGTTCCAGGGACCCGCCTGCCTGCTCATGTCTGTGATTCTGCCAGGAAAAGTTCCTCTGACACCATGGCCTCAGCCAGGCCACCATGCTTCCATTCAGACAGGCCTGGGCAGCTGGTGTTACTCTTCCCTTGAAGTCCCCACAGTGGGGTAGAGGGGCAGCCTATTGTCTCTGGTGGCAGTTTCCCCCACAGGTATTAAACATCTTTGGAGCAAAAGCCTATGTTTAAGGCAACTGCACCTCCAGCCAACTGTCACTCTCAGTTCCCAGAGAACCCCGGGCTCGTTCCCGCCCCTGGCCCTCGCCCTTTCTGCCCTCCACGTGGCccgctttttcacttctcttcaCCTGAACCCTTCTTCCTGAATGTTTGGCACAGACGCCACCTTCAGGACCCAAGTTAGTGGGTCCTGTGAGTGCCTCCTCGATCACCTCAGCACCCCTGGGCTTCCCATAGGGCCCTTTAAATTGTAATTGGCTCCTCCACTTGGTCATgagcccccagcccccagcccccagcccagaGTATGGCCGAGAGGGAGATGCTCCCAGATATGTGTGCACAGCCACCGGACATTGCTTGGGCCCCGACTCcattgtaccacttccttcccaccCGGAGCCCTAGCCACAGTACCCACAGGCACGGGCCCTGTGCTCAGGCAAAGGATACAGGCCAAGCCAGCAAGGAGGCCACAAAGGAGCTGCAGGAAGGGTGGCTCGGAGCTGAGCAGGGGGGTCAGGGCAAGCAGCAGCCACGGCAGCAACCACGGTGGCAGCAGCCCCTGAGAATATCTAGGGCAGTGACCTTGCCCTGCCAGCATGGCCAGGTGGACAGGCATGTATCCACAGCTACCAGCTGCACTGGACACCCCAAGGCCTGCCAGCAGCACAGCCAGCAGACCAGTGGCTAGGGAGAGCAGGGCAGAGGCGTGCAGGAATCGCAGTGTGCCCAGGTGGCACTCCTGCCGCCAGCCCAGGGCAGGCAGGAGCAGCAGGCTCAGGAGCAGGCCAGGTAGGGCCGTGTGGCCCAGGGCATGGGTCAGCAGCCGGTGCACTGGGAGAGAGAAGGGCTTATGCGCCTGGTTACTGGCCCCACCCTTCAAGGCTGTTCCAGGTGTGCTAGGTCAGGGGATCAGCCTCCACTAGGACCACCTCCTAAACCAGCCTCCCCTCATCAGGAAGCAGTGTGCTCACTACTAGCACCTAATCACTATTAGTGACTAGGACCAAGGACTTCCAAATGTCATAGCCACAGCCCTGTTGTGTTAAACAGAACAAAGGACCAACCACTCAAGTCTTCTGCACTCACTATGGAGCACTCACTGTGTGTCAGGCATGGTGAAGGTGCTCTATAGAATTTACCAAATCCGTCATGCCCAGGTGGAAGCACAAATTGTCACGAGGCGGGACTTCCCGCTTCACTCCTGGAGCCACCTCACTCCCTAGGCTGTGTGGTCTTAGACaatttacttaacctctctgagcatcATTTGGGTTCCTCAATTATAAACAGGAGCTGTTGTTATTATTGACAAACAAGTGCTCAACTGGGGACCACTCCTCCAAGCCCTAGCACTCCTCCCCATCCTCATGCTTAGCTGAAAGCTTAGTACTGATTTTGAGGGAAGGCTGTCAGAAGAGAACTCCTCCCCACAAGTTCCCACCCCACCCTGCTGGCCCTTCTGCAGGGTCCTTGGCCCTCCCTGGCTGTGGATGAACTGGGCATGCTCCTGTTTAAGCTGATTGTCCCCAGGGTACTAGGTCCCACCCCTGTACAACCATGCTGCTCCCACCAACTGATCGCAGACCCTGCAGCAACTCTCCAGACTCTCCTAGGTCCACTTGGCTGGCCCTCACCCTGCCAGGGGTCCAGCAGCAGCTCCGGGGCCAGGGTCAGGCTGGGGCCGGCCCCCACCAGCCACAGGCTGCTCATCAGCAGCATGAGGACAGAGGAGGCAAGAGGCAGCGCTGGAGACAATAGGCCAGGGGGTTCCCTGGCATGCATAGTTGGCTGAGGAAGGTCAAGCGTGATCCCGGGGCTCTGTGCTGTGGGAGTAAGGGAAACAACAGTTACTACTGCAGGTTTTATCTCTCTCACTCCCCATGCTTGACCCGCCTCATTTTACAGTGCTGGGAACTAAGGATGGAGAGGCAGGCCCAGCAGCTTGGCCACAGTGGAGCCCAGAGCCCAATCCATCTTCCCTTCCACCTGCCCATATGTGAGAGTCCTGAGTTCAGATGGGCCCTGGTACCGGGCCAGGGAAGTTAACTGGGGCCCTGGACTGTAGAAAAGAAGGGTTGAGCTCCCCCAGGGCATATTCAGGGCCCCCTCTAGCCACTTTTTGCTTCCTAGTTCCCTCAGACTACTATCTTCCTCTCACTACTCCATTTTGCCCAGTCTTAGGGTTCCAGATGGTCTCAGTTGCCCTTGACCAAGGGGTCAAAGCCAGCCAATGGGCAGactggggagggggtgggggaagACTGGCAGAGGGGTAACAGGGTCCCACACTGTGAGCCATACAAAATGACCTGGGACTAAGGCATCTCCTCCTCCCCAACCCTCAGCATAGCTTCTCTGGCCCCAACTCCTCCCTTCACATAAAACACCAATATCTGTTCCATCTCTTTCTGCTATATGACGGGCAACATTCCCAGCCTCTGAGCCTTccctttctcatctgtgaaatggggaatAAGAAAATCCTTTCTTCATAGTGTGAGAGGAGAAAGAAATAGGCTAAGGCAGGCTCCAGCCTACAGTTCCTGCTCAGTAAACTGTAGCCATCCCCTCATCcccacatatgcacatacagtTGCCAACTGGCCCAAAGAAGAGCCTCAATAGGAAGTTAGTTGCTCAAGCCTCTCTGGTCTAAGCTCTGGGCTTCAAACCTTGCCATTCCCTGCCCACAAAGCAAAGCTCTTTTCTCCCCCATGTTCCCCTATGACATCCAGGCTGTCCTCCAGCCCCTGCTGGAGCCCCTTCACCCCTGGCTAGGCTCTGTCTCAGGATGCCTACTGAGCTGATTCAGAGAAGAAAGCAAGATCCCAGAGACATAGGAAGGCTGCCTAGTCAGCTTCCTTGCCAAGGGCAGCCCCTTCATCTGCCAGGTCCTGCAGGGAAAATGAGGAAAACTTCTCTGCCTGAAATGTCTTTCCTTCCAAACTCTCCAATCGTCACACTCCTACTCACCCTTTGAAACCCAGCTCAAATGTCCTTTCCCCTCTGACACTTCATTTCATAGCTCTTATCCTATCTCATGAGCACAGCTTGGCATGCCTCCCAGGTAggtagtttgaatttataggaggAGGGGCTCCTCTTATCCCCAGGTTCACCAGGGTACTCCTAGCACACAGCTGGTGCTTTTTCTGtgttcactaaaaaaaaaaaaaaaaaaaaaaaaaaaaaccacgaaCTTGGCTTCCAGTTCTGCTCAGGAATTTAGGGTGAGCCTGCCCTGCACTGGATCTGAGCATCCACCTATGCGACTGGGGGGAGGTTTGGGAAAGTGGGCAGGTGACAGCCTTGCCTGGGGGTAGAGTCTAAGGTCACAGCAAACTTCCTTTTCACCCTCACAACCATCCACCTACTGGGCACCAAAACAAGGGTGAAGGACTTGCCCACAGACACAGAACTGGGACTTGAGCCCTCTGGAGCTGCTTCGTCAATTCACAAAATGGGGCTGAGCACCCCAAGGCCCTGCCTACCTTAGAGGGAAGCCAGCGCACAGAATGGGAAGTCAAGGACAGGGACGATTCTTCCGGAGGGTGGACAGAGTGGGCTGGTGGGTATCCTAGGGTCTGGGCCAAACTCAGCTTTGTGACTTTGGGGGAAAGTACTCAACTTTCttcggcctcagtttccccttctgTTAAGACAAGGATATTGGATGCGGGAAGATTAAAGGACCTTCTCAAGGCCGACCGTTACTGGGGGAGGGCCCTCGGGGGCCGGCCAGGCGTTCGGGGTGTCCCACCTAGCTCACCGGCCTCGGTCCCCTCCCCCGCCGGTTCAGGCCACGCGTCCGAGGTACTCACCGCCGAGCACGCCCCCCACACCGGCGGGCCGGGCGGGGCCCCCCGGCTGGGAGTCGGCGCTGCGGCTCCGGGCTGAGGCCCAGGGGCTCCAAACCCATCGTGCGCGCACGAAGGCGCGTGACCCCAGCCGACCGGCCAAAGCGCAACCCCCTCCCGCTCCCACGCCGCCCTCCGCCCGCCGATTAGTCAGCAGTTGTTCTAGGCCCCGATCCCTTCCCCCAGCCTCTCCCGCCGGCCTCCGTTTCCCTCCAGGGCAGACTCTTCAGAGACGGTCCCTTGAGCCCGCGGACGTAACCACTGCGAACGACCTAGCCTCGTGCGGGGAATCGCTCTGGTTTGATACTGACACCGGTTCACCACCCACTCCGGCCTCTTCGGTGCTATTTTGGCTCTCGCGTCACGTCGGCGATCTTAAGAGAAGATTGGGACAACAGTTTCGGGCGTGAAGATCGAAAAAGCAGCGGCTCATTCCTTCTTCCCCCACCCCCGTGGCCTGGCCCGATGGTAGCGCCCGAGGTTGCGAGTTTCGCGCCTGCGCAGTGCGGCGCCTAGAGGGAAAGCGAGAGGGAGACGGACGTTGAGAGAAcgaggaggaaggagagaaaatggCGTCCACGGGTAAGTGTGGTGGAACTGCGGTCGCGCAGGCGACGGTCGGGAAGCCCGAACTGGGGGCTTCTCCTCTTTGGGGGTGGCCGAGATGACTGAGTGGAGTTGCCGAGAGGGGTTGGAGGTACCCGCCACGGCCCGACGAGTTCGGGGGGGCCCGCGGTCCCGTCTTCTCCCCTCCCCCCATCGGGTGGGCCGGTTCTGGAACCTTCCGGCTCCCGTGGCGCGCGGGGGGCTCGCGGCAGCGGGGGCGCGCGGGGCCCGTCTTGGGCTCCATTGTGTGGCGGTCGTCAGGCCCCGCGCTCCGGCCGCCACGTGGGCGGGGCCTGCGGCCTCTGAGGCCCCGCGTGAAGGGGGGTCCGCGGCCGCGCCTCGAGCCTGTCACCCCGAAAGAGGGGGGCTGGAGAAGCCGCGGGCCCGCTGCCCTCGTGACCCCCTCCGATTCCCAGGGAGGCGGCCCTAGCTCCAGGGCGACTCTTTTCACGGAGAAACTCggggaaaaaagcaaataaaaaaggcCTCGCAATGTGAGCTGAGGGGCGCCGGCTTATGAGCGCGAGCCCCGTCATCCTTCGGGCCCGGTGAAGTGGGGCTGCCGAGCTGCCCGCCTGGGCGGCCTCAGCCCGAGCACGACTTCTGCCCCGTTGGCCTTCAGACGGAATGTCCCCTACCTTTGGAGGTCCCAAATTTGCTGCTCCCTTGAACTTACCAGTTTTTATAGTTTTGTGTTAACACTACCTCTTTTCCTCCCCCCAAAAAGCAATTAAGTGGCTTCCCGGGGCCCCTTTTCAGCCAACGCCGAGGGAGATCGGTTGTATAATAAGGCCGGCCTGGATCGGGAGACCAGAATTTCTACCAGAAagaaatttctggcctctttgatCCAAGAGGGACAAAAAAGCCCTAGCCGACCTTTGAATTATGCTTCAGCATCGTTTTGCATGTTTTTATATTCGTCAAGCTTGTTTATTTCGTGAATTGATTTggcgggcgggggtgggggggagcagCGCAGAGTGAACTTTAAAAGAAAGCCCGGGGTGAGAACTCTAGAATATGGGTAGGGGGGCTCTTAACTGCCCCGCAGCCTTCGCCTGCAGTTTGCAGCTTGTCGTTTTCTAATCCAGGGTTATTGGCTGTGTGGAGTGTTTTGCCTCTGGGGGTATTCTTAAGCGGGCCGGATTCCAGGCCTTAGAGGAAGGGGGGAGCCGAATGAGAGGGAAGGAAAACTCTTTGAGTCCTTCAGAGTTTTACTTTGGAAAGACTTCGGCATCCAGCAGGTGAAGGACAATTTAAGAACTCTGCCCATCTGTCTGGTCAGGAAAAGGTAAATGTTGGCTTTTGGTGCCAGACTACCAGGAGTGTCCCCTAGAAGAGAGGACTCTGAGATACCATGTCCCAAGACATTCTGGTGGGAAATGGTTTCCCCAATGCCTTTCCACCCTATTCCTGCCTCCCAAAGCCTGAGGGGGCCAAATGTGTACATTCAAGTTTCTGTGTTGCTGTATTGCTGAACATGCCTTTTTCCAGTATGCTGTATTAGAGTTGCACGTGGTTTTCATGGCCACACCTGATTAAGCCCTTCTGGGCGACCTTTGGGGAATAACATAATTTATCAGCACCTTAGGTTCCTTTCCTGGAAAATGTGGGACTATGTATGCTAGACCTTTTTTATGTAAGTTTGACCTTTTAAAAAAGTTTGTTGAGCTCTCCTGACCTTACAGCAAAAGCATTTCTGCCCAAAGTTGCCCCATGCTGTCTTCACTGCCTTATGTAATCTGAAGCTCTAGATCTCTACATCTTGGGTAGTGACAGCCCTAATGCCACTGGTAATGGTTAGGTGTTTTCCCCTCTCATTTATATCATGTAGTAAAGTACCTGCAGGGTATGTCCATTTCAGCAGGATTATAGTACAAAGCCTCTAACCACCATTTGCACCAAGAAATAGAACATTACCAGCATTCTGTGCCCTAATCCCCCACTTCAGCCCTTCTCCTTGGCCTATGCTGTGTTTTTAGTAAAGTCTTCAATTGTGCATTTGGGGATTGGAAACAAACACAACTGGTTGTTGAATAATCTGATCAGTGTGTAACTGTAGCATTTTTGAGGCCATATGATGTTTGTGTGCTGTAAGGTTTTCATGAAACAACAAATTTACTCCCACCATATAGGAGACCCAAGTCTTCTGGTTTCCCACTGAACTGAGGTCATTAGCTGTTCCATATCAGCTTTGCCAATTTTATGCTTTATATAATTGTACTTGTGTAGAAGTCTTGTAAGTATTGAACTATATGTCATTGATTTAAAATCATTTCTCCTATAGAAACATCAGTAAAATGTAGGTtgaaatattttgtttcagatactTCATTGGTATTTTGTGAATGCCCTATGGAAGGAATGATTTACACTTAATTTTTATAGGTTGTGTAAAGAATATTACGTAGTGCTATTAAAAATGCTTTAAGATTATCTTGAACAGATCAGGGTTTTTTGGTTATAGATATCTTTGGGGCAGTTGATTTGATAATGTTAATGATTCAGGGTTCTGTGTTAAGTGAGGAAGGAAAGTTAAGTGCAAAGAGGTAAACAAACCAACTTAAAGAGATGGATTCAGCAAAGAACTCTGAGGCCAAGAGATTGTGAGGCAGTCTTTGGATTTCATCAAGTTGGGTAGAATCCCTCCATGAAGAACTGAGATGTCAACTGTTGCTTTTGGATGAGGGACTACTTTCTGACTGGAAAAGAAAGGACCCTTTTTTCCCCTATCTTAATGGCAGTACTGTCTTCAAGCATTGAACAGGATGTGTATTCTTGTGGAGAGGAAAGAATTGGGCAGAATTTAAGATGATTACGTTAGCTGCCTTTAGGAGGAGAAAACACCTAAACTTATATAACTTTAATTCAGTGGTGCTATGAAAACTTAGCGGTTTTATTTGCTGTTTGCTGCAGAACCTCAGCAGGCTGCAGTCCCTTTTGATGTTGTAAATTTGCTGTGGAAAGGAAAATTGTAGGAGTATTTatttagaaagaagaaaatttgtggacacttttttgtttttttccaaatcaCTTTGGATTTTAGGAAATACAGTAGTGTTATCTAAAATCATATTGTTCCCTGGCAGATTAAATGCTTTCTCCTCTTTGACAATTTTCAAGATTCTACTTaagggggctggaattgtggctcagaggtagagcactcttccctagcacaggcgggacctgggttcaatcctcagcaccacataaaaataaaggcattgtgttgtgtccatctacacctaaaaaaaaaaaaataaatattttaaaaaaatattctactTACCTTGACTGCACTAGGATTTATACTGTATCTAGCTTTTGAGTTACTATACTGATGTAGCCCTGGTGCAGTTGGCAGGCTCTTTAAAACACCAGATTATAACACTGGATATAATTTTCTGCCATTCCATTTCAGTGACATTGTGCTGGGGAATTATGGTTGGTCTTGCTCCCCGAAGCAAGATGTAGTGATAGAAAAACTAGTTTTTGAGGAGATGCAACTGCTAATCTAATCTGTTTGGTGTTAAACATTGTAATAttgttgcattttttttctttctttatgaatGTAAAACATCTGATTCTCTATAACCTTATAATGATCATGCATTTGAAATGATAGCCTGTGATTAAAGAGGGTTTATGGTCATGGGAACATGCAAAGGATCCTTGGCACATCAGCTGATCTTGATCTCCTAAGTTAGCACCATATTCAAACTTTCCAGTTTAACTAACTTAGACTCAATTGGTTTGGTTGATGTTGAGAAATAAGAGGTACTCATTTGGACCTGTGTCAGTCCCCTCTAAATAGTTTAGGGTTCTTGGTACCTTGAATTCCTTgcacttatttttttccctttcatcttGTCTTTACTGACTTTATACTATTTTCTCTCATTGTTTCCTCTAGATTACAGTACCTACAGCCAAGCTGCAGCCCAGCAGGGGTAAGTCAGTTTTTTGTGATATTTTGTCTGTGATTAATGTTTTTAGAGTATGGAGCCTCCTATAATTGTAGAAGATATAGTAATGGAATAAGAACGTTCTATGTTCAGTTCTTGCATTTAATTCTTTTGCAGCTACAGTGCTTACACCGCCCAGCCAACTCAAGGATATGCACAGACCACCCAGGTAATAAAAGTAACATGAGagcttgggttgtagctcagtggtagagtgcttgccttatgtgcatgagaccctgggttcaatccttagcactgcataaataaatgtattgtgtgcaTCAGCAACTTAAATGTAACACAAAACAGCAATAGTAGAATTTTTTGTTTAATCattaaaaattcagaaattttGAACTT is part of the Callospermophilus lateralis isolate mCalLat2 chromosome 1, mCalLat2.hap1, whole genome shotgun sequence genome and encodes:
- the Rhbdd3 gene encoding rhomboid domain-containing protein 3, translating into MHAREPPGLLSPALPLASSVLMLLMSSLWLVGAGPSLTLAPELLLDPWQVHRLLTHALGHTALPGLLLSLLLLPALGWRQECHLGTLRFLHASALLSLATGLLAVLLAGLGVSSAAGSCGYMPVHLAMLAGQGHCPRYSQGLLPPWLLPWLLLALTPLLSSEPPFLQLLCGLLAGLAYAARALRWLEPSEQRLQVMQESILCRTLARCWPLRLLPAPGSLAELPVTLPAGARSAIPGPPYQASPPPWSHGDGTAQLPPGLGPVQLTWEDLEVGLDWAGSRFPPGAPMWAVLDEQMLQEGIQASLLDRPVEETQSPLWLPKSSVSSLRLQQLERMGFPTEQAVVALAATGRVEGAVSLLVEGQVDTAPLVTQEEAAAHCKGPGPP